The Deltaproteobacteria bacterium nucleotide sequence GAGGTCTTGGGATTTGAACCGGACCATACCCGACGTGGGTCTCTCGAGATAGAGGATCAATCGGCCGAACGTGCTTTTCCCGCACCCGCTTTCACCCACCAGGCCGAAGGTTTCACCGGGCAGGATGGAGAGGGAGACCCCGTCCACGGCATTCAGCGCTTTCCTGCGTTTCGAGAAATAGCCGGTGCGCACCCAGTACGTTTTGCGCAAGTCCACGGTCTCGACCAGCGGCGATGCAGGAGCATCCAACCGTGATTCCGCCTCGGATAGGATCCTAGCTCCATTCGGGATCATATTTGTAACATCTCACTAGACGATGGTCTTCTCCGTGAACATACAGCTCGGGTTCCGCTTTCGAACAGGGTTCGAATACGTCCGGACACCGGTCCGAGAATTTACATCCGCCGGGCAACTCGAAATAGCCGGGCACCGTGCCGGGAATGGCCTCCAGCTTACCCGTACGCCCCAAGCCGGGAACGGAGTTCAGGAGTCCGACGGTATATGGATGCAGCGGATCGTCGAATAAGGACTCCACGCGGGCCGACTCGAAAACCCGGCCGGCATACATGACGATCACATCGTCGGCCATTTCGCTCACCACTCCCAGATCGTGGGTGATCAGCAACAGGGCTGTGGATTTTCGGGTTTTCAGCTCGTTCATCAGACTGAGAATCTGGGCCTGAATGGTGGTGTCCAGAGCTGTAGTGGGTTCGTCGGCGATGATGAGTTCGGGCTCGCAGGCCATGGCCATGGCGATCATGACTCGTTGCCTCATGCCGCCGCTCATCTGATGGGGGTATTCGCTTACACGCTGCTCGGGGTCCGGAATGCCCACGGACCTCATGGCTTGAACGGCGCTATCGAGGGCATCGGCGCGATTCATCTTTCGGTGGGCCCGAAACATTTCTCCAACCTGGTCGCCCACCGGATACACCGGATTCAAAGAGGTCATAGGCTCCTGAAAGATCATGGATATCCGGTTTCCTCGGATCCGGCGCATCTCGGATTCGTCCAGTCCCAACAGATCGGTACCGTCGAACCAAATGTTTCCGTCCGCGATTTTTCCGGAAACGGGAGGGATCAAGCGCATGATGGAGAGCGCCGTTGCGCTCTTGCCGCACCCGCTTTCTCCAACCAGGCCGAGCGTGCTTCCGGATCTCATGGCGAACGAAACACCGTCCACGGCCCGCAAGGGACCTTGGTCCGTGTGAAACACCGTAACCAGTCCTTCCACTCGAAGGAGCGAAGACTGTTCAGTGGGTTTCGTTTCCGGTGAGAACGAGTTCATAGCGCCTTTGTCCGTGGCCGAAGGGCCCCATCCGATTCGCCCGCATTCGTCCCTAGAGTTGGGACAAAAAAGGCGGGCTTTCTGATCGCAGGTATTTCCGCCCACTTTACCCGCAGGGCGTGGGCAAAATCAACCGGCATTGTCGTATCCGTTCCGGTTTGTATTGCGTGGGGGCGGTTACAGGGAAGAGGCCTCGGGTAGGAACGACGTCTCCGGGAATGAGCCTGCATGTTGGGTTATGCAAAGCGAAACCCAACAATTCCCCGGCATCCCAAACCTAACGATTTCATTCGCAGCCCGTCGATGGACTCAATTTAGGTTGTACGCCCGCGCCCCAATTAGTATCACAAAGGCCTTTTCTTACGAAGGAGTGGAAACTCGAATATGTCCAATCTTTCGGAATTGGGACCAATCCGTGTTTAACAGGATTATAATGGATGTATTCGACGTGCCGGACGAAATCCGACTCGTCCCGTATAGCATGTTCCCAATACCGTCGCTGCCAGACCGGTTTTTCCTTTTTTCGAAGCCGTGATGGTGTATTTTGTCCAATACCTTGCTCTATGTGCCGCGAAAAACGGCTCTTTATTAATCGCCATCTCATTGGGAAGTCCGCGTCACCCTTGGGTAGGGTCCAGATGCAATGAAGGTGAACCGGCAAAATCACGCAAGCCTCCATGACAAAAGGATGTTTTTTCATTACTGAGCTGAAGGCGCTTACAAGGGTTTCAATATTCCGGGCATTGGAAAAAAGGGGAATTCGTTTGTAGGTAACAAGGCTAAAGAAGTGGGTTCCACCGGGAATTCTTACTCTTCGGTAACGCATATGAACATCATGGTAGGGTTTGGATTTGCCTGACCCGAACGGAAGCCATTCGTTGGGTTACGCTCGCGTTGCTCGCTAACCCAACCTACAAGCGCAACG carries:
- a CDS encoding ABC transporter ATP-binding protein, which produces MNSFSPETKPTEQSSLLRVEGLVTVFHTDQGPLRAVDGVSFAMRSGSTLGLVGESGCGKSATALSIMRLIPPVSGKIADGNIWFDGTDLLGLDESEMRRIRGNRISMIFQEPMTSLNPVYPVGDQVGEMFRAHRKMNRADALDSAVQAMRSVGIPDPEQRVSEYPHQMSGGMRQRVMIAMAMACEPELIIADEPTTALDTTIQAQILSLMNELKTRKSTALLLITHDLGVVSEMADDVIVMYAGRVFESARVESLFDDPLHPYTVGLLNSVPGLGRTGKLEAIPGTVPGYFELPGGCKFSDRCPDVFEPCSKAEPELYVHGEDHRLVRCYKYDPEWS
- a CDS encoding transposase, with the translated sequence MRYRRVRIPGGTHFFSLVTYKRIPLFSNARNIETLVSAFSSVMKKHPFVMEACVILPVHLHCIWTLPKGDADFPMRWRLIKSRFSRHIEQGIGQNTPSRLRKKEKPVWQRRYWEHAIRDESDFVRHVEYIHYNPVKHGLVPIPKDWTYSSFHSFVRKGLCDTNWGAGVQPKLSPSTGCE